The sequence AAGCCTTATGGTTATGGCGGAGCTCACTGTTCCGATGATTACGGTGATTACCGGTGAGGGCGGTTCCGGCGGAGCGCTTGCTATCGCTATGGGCAACCGTGTTCTTATGCTTGAGCACTCAACATATTCCGTCATCAGCCCCGAAGGCTGCGCGTCTATCCTCTGGAAGGATGCCTCATACGCAGGGCGTGCGGCGGAAGCGCTTAAGCTCACCGCTCAGGATCTCAAAGAGCTTGAAGTCATTGATGAAATTGTTACAGAACCTCTCGGCGGAGCCCACAGGAACCACCACCAGACGGCGCACACTCTTAAAAGCGTTGTCTCCCGCCACCTGAAGGAGATTAAATCTCTCTCACCCAAGCAGGTTTTTGAACAGAGATATGAAAAATTCCGCAACATGGGTGTTTTCGCGGAGATATGATGAACGAAATCATCCGCCTTCCCGAAAGCGTTTCTAATAAGGTTGCGGCGGGCGAGGTGGTGGAAAAGCCGCTCAACGCCGTCAAGGAGCTGATGGAAAACTCAGCGGACGCTGGTGCGGACAGTATTTCGGTTGAGATCAAAGAGGGGGGGCTCTCCCTCATACGCATAACCGACAACGGGCGGGGAATCCTTAAGGAGGATCTGCCTGCCGCTGTTGAAAGGTTCGCCACCAGCAAAATAAGAGACATTGAAGACATCTACAGCATACATTCCTACGGTTTCAGAGGAGAGGCCCTTGCCGCCATTTCATCCGTAAGCGATTTCTCCATAATGAGCGCCAGAAACGGTGAGGGGAACGAACTCAGGATGAGGTTTGGCGTTCCCGAGCCTCTTCGCCCCGCTCCCTCAGTGCAGGGGACATGCGTCACAGTAAAAGACCTTTTCCGCAATGTTCCCGCAAGGCTCAAGTTTTTCGGCAGCCCGCAGGGGCTTGAGCGGGAAATAATCAAGTTTGTGAAACAGTTTGCCGTTTTTACGGACGGTGTCGCAGTCCGTGTGAAGAGCAATTCCAAGGAAGTGTTCTCCGCCGGACGTGACGAAAGCTTTCTTCAGAAGGCGAAGACCGCTCTCGGTGTTGATGATCTAGCCTACGGAGAGAAAGAATACAGCGGCGTTTCCGTTCGCATGGCAGCCAGTCTGCCCACAGTGCAGCGCTACAGAAGGGATGCGATGATAGTCGCCGTGAACGGTCGTGTGGTGAAGGACGCCGCCGTTGTTCAGGCGGTTGTTCAGGCTTACCACAGGCTTATTCCCGAAAACAGATACCCCGCCTGCGCAGTGGAGATAAAGGTTCGCCCCGAGGATGTGGACGTGAATGTGCATCCTGCCAAAGCTGTTGTTAAAATGCTTAATTCAAGGGATATTTTCGGTATGGTGCATGACTGCGTCCGTGATACTCTGGACAGTCAGAAAAATGCTCCGGCAGAAGAAGAATCCGCAGTGAACGTGATTCCTGACTGGTTCGGCGGCGAAGCGCATGAGCCGAAGGAATATTTCGTGGCAGAAGCCAGACCTTCCTTCGATATATCCTCAGTTATGGAAACCGTGCAGGAGAAGCCTGCTTACTCAAATACATACAGAGATCACCCGTCCATACAGAAATCTGTTTACGAGCAGCGCCCGTTCCGTATAATCGGTCAGGCTTTCGACTCACTTATAATCTGCGAGATGAACGGCAGCGTGTTTTTTGTGGATCAGCATGTGGCGCACGAGCGTGTGCTGTATGAGAAATTCCTCAATGAAAAGAACGTGAACATCCCGTCCATAGTGCTGTTTGAGCCCATGGTTATAGAGGCGGACACGGAAGAGATAAAAGCGGCGGAAGAGAACGCCGAGGATCTAGCCGCATTCGGCTTCGGGCTTGAAACGTTCGGCACGGACAGCATAAAAATTGTCCGTGTTCCGGCGGATATTCTCAAGCGTAACATAGAGAAAGAGATAAGGGAGATGCTCTCCGAGATGGTTGAATGCTCCAAGGGCAGGCAGGAGGATTCGAGGATTCTCACCATGTCGTGCAAATGTGCCGTGAAAGCGGGCGACAAGCTTACATTCCCCGAAATGGACAGGATAATGGCTGACCTGCTGCAAACCTCCAATCCGCACACATGCCCTCACGGCAGACCCATAACCTATTCTATTGACAAAGAAACCCTGTTCAGGAAATTTAACAGATGATTGTTCCCATAATAACGGGAGCCACAGGAACCGGAAAAACTGCTCTCGCCATTGAGCTTGCACTGCGTCACAACGCGGAAATAATCAGCGCCGATGCCTATCAGGTATACCGGGGCATGGATATAGGCACAGCCAAGCCATCCAAGGAAGAACTGGCTGTTGTAAGGCATCATCTCATAGATGTTCTTGACCCTGATCAGACCTACTCCGCGGGAGATTTCTTTGAGCATGCGGAGAAAATTGCCGCTGATATAATCTCAAGGGGCAAGCTGCCCATAATCGCCGGCGGAACAGGGCTTTATGCAGAGACACTGATAAAAGGAATTTTTAACGCTCCGGAGCGTGATGATAATTTCAGAACCGCTCTGGAGGAGGATGGGGGGAAACACGGATTCGCCCTTTTGCACGAGAGGCTTAAATCAATTGATCCTGAATTTGCCGCATCCATTCCGCCTTCCGATAAGGCAAGGATAATCCGCGGGCTTGAGATAAACCGGCTCTGTAAAATGAATGTACGTGAGGCGCAGAAGGCTTTTCACGTTAACCCCAAGCATAAATATTCCGTCTTTCTTATTACTGATGAAAGGGAACGCATGTATGCCCGTATAAATGAACGGGTTGTAAGGATGTATGAAGCGGGCTGGACAGGCGAGGTTGAAGATCTGCTTCTTAAGGGGTACAATGAAAATATGCAGTCCTTCAAGGCAATAGGCTACAGAGAGACTGCGGCGCTGGTAAAAGGCGAGGCGGATTTTGAGTCCGTTGTGTCTGCGGTTCAGCAGAAGACCCGCAATTTTGCCAAGCGTCAGGTTACATGGTTCGGGCATATGGACGGACTGACGGAACTCCGTGCCGGAGATGAGGAAAACGCGTCAAGGCTTTCCGCCTTCATACGTGATTATTGGGCTTGAAAAAAAATTAACTGCGACTTATACTTGTGAATTAACGTTATTATTACTCCCGGGGGTATTATGAGCAAAAAAGTCAATATTCAGGATGTCTTTCTTAACCATATAAGGAAAAGACGCATCGCTGTGACTATTTATTTGGTTAACGGAGTCAAGATCGAAGGACTTATAAAAGGGTTTGACAACTTTGTGATCATTTTGAAGGACGATTCTCAGAAAATGATATACAAACACGCAGTTTCCACCATCGAACCCTCTGAGGAAATCGACGAAATAGAAATGGCCTGATGGTTTTCGGCGGCGGTTTCAGAGAACCTTTAAAGGTTGCTTACTTCAATGCGGTTCTGTATAACAGGGAACATTTTCCCGAGCCTGATACCGCCATCGTCAGCATCTTCGGGCAGCCCTTATTTAAGTCTCCGGAGTTTGATTTCAGCCATACGGAATACTACACTCCCGAAATGGACAGACCTCAGTCCAAATATTTTGCGGGGTACGGGCTTATAGATTCGCCTGAAAGACTGGCGGAGTTCAAGATTAAGGCTGTGGAGCTTGAGAACAGCCTTATGAAGGACGGAAGAAGGTTTATAAACGTAGATCCCGGTTATGTGGCGCTTGAAAAAGTTGTCGCCGCCAGCACAAAGAACTTTACCCACAGAATATACATAGGCGGACGCATATACGCCGACCTTCAGCTTCAGAGAAGGAAAAACGCCTACCAGCCTCTGCCGTGGACATTTCAGGACTATACTTTTCCGCAGGCGCTGGAGCTTTTTGAAAAAGTGAGAAACTACCTGATCGCGGAGACTTCCGCGGCGGGTTTATCTGAATAAAGCAGAGGGCGGTATGGACTTTTCCACTTCTTCGTTTCTTAACCTTGAAACGGATGACGGCGCCGCTTCGGAAATTTTCTCGGAAAACTGTGTGCCCGCAGGGGATGAACCTCTGTGGGTTAAATGCGTTTTGGAGAAGAGAAGAAGTCTGGCAAAGCCTCTTTACGAATGGCTGCGGGGCAGGACTGACCTTTACGGAGCGTTGTGCACGGAGCCTTCTCTGAGCGGGGAGCTGTTTATATTTCTCTGCCGGATGATGAAAAATTCGCCTGAATTTTTTAATGCCGCCGCGGCAAACAAAGGACTCAGAACGGATATTTTCTCCGCTTTTGCCCAGTCCGCCGAGGAAGAGATACTGGAAAAGCTTGCCGATGCCGATATTCTGGTGGATGAGCCTTCTCTCGCTGTCATACTGCTGAAAAATCCGTTTATCAGCGACAAAACAGCATCAAGGGTCACTGGAATAACAGGCTGGCAGCCTGATTTTGAGGAAAAAAAAGAGCTTGAGGAAAACCTTTACGGGCAGATTCAGAAAATGAGCATCGCCCAGAAGATAAAGCTTGCCTCCAAGGGGAACAAGCAGGCACGGGGACTTCTTGTCCGCAGTCCGAACAAACAGATTTCCGGCGCTGTTATGCGGAACCCCCGCATGACGGAGGAAGAGGTTGAGTTCCTTATGAAAAGCAAAAGCACGTCGGAGCATATTTTCCGTGAAGTTGCCTTGAACAAGGAATGGATGAAAAGCTATAATATCATCAGCGCCATGGCAGTAAACCCCAAAACCCCGCTGGACATAACAATGGGGCTGGTGGGCAGGCTGATGAGTCAGGATGTGGAGCGCATTGCCAAATCAAAGGAAGTGCCCGCCACATTGAGACAGGCCGCGGCGAGAATTGTGGAGCAGAAGGCGAAAAAACCATGAAAGCAGGATTAATTTACTTTGCGCTCATAGCGGGACTTGTGCTTTACCTTTTTTTCGGTCACAACGGCGTGCTGAAATACAGGGAGCTCGTGGGGCTGAAAAATACTTATGAATCTCAGATAATGGAGATGGACTCCAAAATAAGGAGCCTTCAGAAAGAACTTGAGTTAATAAAAAAAGATAAGGAATATCTGGAGCTTCTCATAAGGAAAGAGCTGAATATGCGCTCGCCGGATGAGGACATCTATATAATGGGAAATGAAACAGTTCACAGTAACGGAGATAACCGAAGCAATTAAGAACCTGCTGGAAGGCACGTTCAGGGATACAGTCACCGTCAGAGGGGAGATAACCGGATTTTCCGTTTCTCCCAGAGGGCATGTCTACTTCTCTCTGAAGGATGAGAAGGCGAAGATAAGGGTTGCGATGTTTAAAAGCGCCTCAGTTTCTTCCCGCTCATACACGCCCAAAAACGGGGACTCAGTTGAAGTCACGGGCGAGCTTAAGCTCTACGAATCTGACGGTGCCTACCAGATAATAGCCCGCAAGATTGAGTATGATTCTGTGGGGCTGTTCTGGCAGAAATTTGAAGAGACAAAACGCAGGCTTGAGTCTGAGGGGCTTTTTGACGAAGCACGCAAGAAAAGCATCCCCGAACTCCCTGAGCGCATAGCCCTCATAACCTCTCCCACGGGGGCGGCTGTAACGGATTTTATAACCACCGCCGAAAAGACCGGCGGCAGGTTTGTGATAGACATATGGGCTGTGCCGGTGCAGGGCAAGGAAGCGGCTCTGCCGATTATAAAGGCGCTGAACACCGCAGGCAGCCTCACAAAGGTTTACGACGCTGTCGTACTTATGCGCGGCGGCGGCTCACTGGAAGACTTGGCGGTTTTCAGCGAGGAGAACGTGGCAAGAGCCGTTGCGGCGACTGAGGTTCCCTGTATTTCCGCTGTCGGGCACGAGAGGGACTTCTCCATATGCGATTTCACGGCGGATTTGAGGGTGGCAACACCGACAGCCGCAGCTGTGAAGCTTTCCGAGAGTTACGCTGTCAGGGAAAAAGAGCTTGCCGTGTATCAGGACAGGCTCGCTTCGTTCATGGAAAACAGGGTGAACCGCCTGAACCAGCGTATGGATTTTCTCGGACGGAGGCTGGGCGCTTCGTCCCCTGCGGCTAAGATAGCTTCCCTTAAAAACATGCTCGGTGCAAGAGAGCAAAGGGCAGCCTCAAAAATGAGGGAAAAGCTTTTCAGCGTTTCCAGAAAGCTGGATACGTGCGGCACGGTTATCAGAAAGCACCATCCGGGAATACGTATAGAAAGAATGAGAAACAGAACGGACAGCGCAGTAAGGCTGCTTAAAACCTTCTCGCTGGACTCTCTTAAGGAAAATAAACAGAAACTGGAGCTTCTCAGCGCGA is a genomic window of Geovibrio thiophilus containing:
- the mutL gene encoding DNA mismatch repair endonuclease MutL, whose product is MMNEIIRLPESVSNKVAAGEVVEKPLNAVKELMENSADAGADSISVEIKEGGLSLIRITDNGRGILKEDLPAAVERFATSKIRDIEDIYSIHSYGFRGEALAAISSVSDFSIMSARNGEGNELRMRFGVPEPLRPAPSVQGTCVTVKDLFRNVPARLKFFGSPQGLEREIIKFVKQFAVFTDGVAVRVKSNSKEVFSAGRDESFLQKAKTALGVDDLAYGEKEYSGVSVRMAASLPTVQRYRRDAMIVAVNGRVVKDAAVVQAVVQAYHRLIPENRYPACAVEIKVRPEDVDVNVHPAKAVVKMLNSRDIFGMVHDCVRDTLDSQKNAPAEEESAVNVIPDWFGGEAHEPKEYFVAEARPSFDISSVMETVQEKPAYSNTYRDHPSIQKSVYEQRPFRIIGQAFDSLIICEMNGSVFFVDQHVAHERVLYEKFLNEKNVNIPSIVLFEPMVIEADTEEIKAAEENAEDLAAFGFGLETFGTDSIKIVRVPADILKRNIEKEIREMLSEMVECSKGRQEDSRILTMSCKCAVKAGDKLTFPEMDRIMADLLQTSNPHTCPHGRPITYSIDKETLFRKFNR
- the miaA gene encoding tRNA (adenosine(37)-N6)-dimethylallyltransferase MiaA, which codes for MIVPIITGATGTGKTALAIELALRHNAEIISADAYQVYRGMDIGTAKPSKEELAVVRHHLIDVLDPDQTYSAGDFFEHAEKIAADIISRGKLPIIAGGTGLYAETLIKGIFNAPERDDNFRTALEEDGGKHGFALLHERLKSIDPEFAASIPPSDKARIIRGLEINRLCKMNVREAQKAFHVNPKHKYSVFLITDERERMYARINERVVRMYEAGWTGEVEDLLLKGYNENMQSFKAIGYRETAALVKGEADFESVVSAVQQKTRNFAKRQVTWFGHMDGLTELRAGDEENASRLSAFIRDYWA
- the hfq gene encoding RNA chaperone Hfq, with translation MMSKKVNIQDVFLNHIRKRRIAVTIYLVNGVKIEGLIKGFDNFVIILKDDSQKMIYKHAVSTIEPSEEIDEIEMA
- a CDS encoding DUF4416 family protein — encoded protein: MVFGGGFREPLKVAYFNAVLYNREHFPEPDTAIVSIFGQPLFKSPEFDFSHTEYYTPEMDRPQSKYFAGYGLIDSPERLAEFKIKAVELENSLMKDGRRFINVDPGYVALEKVVAASTKNFTHRIYIGGRIYADLQLQRRKNAYQPLPWTFQDYTFPQALELFEKVRNYLIAETSAAGLSE
- a CDS encoding FtsB family cell division protein, coding for MKAGLIYFALIAGLVLYLFFGHNGVLKYRELVGLKNTYESQIMEMDSKIRSLQKELELIKKDKEYLELLIRKELNMRSPDEDIYIMGNETVHSNGDNRSN
- the xseA gene encoding exodeoxyribonuclease VII large subunit yields the protein MKQFTVTEITEAIKNLLEGTFRDTVTVRGEITGFSVSPRGHVYFSLKDEKAKIRVAMFKSASVSSRSYTPKNGDSVEVTGELKLYESDGAYQIIARKIEYDSVGLFWQKFEETKRRLESEGLFDEARKKSIPELPERIALITSPTGAAVTDFITTAEKTGGRFVIDIWAVPVQGKEAALPIIKALNTAGSLTKVYDAVVLMRGGGSLEDLAVFSEENVARAVAATEVPCISAVGHERDFSICDFTADLRVATPTAAAVKLSESYAVREKELAVYQDRLASFMENRVNRLNQRMDFLGRRLGASSPAAKIASLKNMLGAREQRAASKMREKLFSVSRKLDTCGTVIRKHHPGIRIERMRNRTDSAVRLLKTFSLDSLKENKQKLELLSARLGGVSPEKALERGYALVSAKNRLVRKAKDVHLEDELEIRFNDGYINTFVTGRKLSEDGNGKNSDNKRRVSKDQKGTGETQNG